One Chionomys nivalis chromosome 4, mChiNiv1.1, whole genome shotgun sequence genomic region harbors:
- the LOC130872643 gene encoding lysine-specific demethylase 4D-like has translation MSSEHRDPQSTGSTIMTFCPTMSEFSDFSKYIAYMESQGAHRAGLAKVIPPKEWRARQSYEDVSDMVIGTPLQQVVSGQAGVFTQFHKKKKAMTVGQYRDLANSKKYRTPPHVNFEDLERKYWKNRYFGSPIYGADVSGSLFDENTQHWNVGHLGSLLDLLKQECGIVIEGVNTPYLYFGMWKTTFAWHTEDMDLYSINYLHLGQPKTWYAVPPEHGRRLEHLARQLFPGSSQGCQAFMRHKVALISPTVLKENGIPFARMTQEAGEFMVTFPYGYHAGFNHGFNCAEAINFATPRWIDYGKVATQCSCGEARVSFPVDIFVRILHPESFELISSERQETVDSLEVTSRPGQELTLGAYTQVQGTSTLAYRRSHLGPLKRLGGRARNSCPYSKVCSRYPRLSAPQIHCDGEKMPRASYCRLCDPCECC, from the coding sequence ATGTCTTCTGAGCACCGAGACCCCCAGAGCACAGGCAGCACCATCATGACCTTCTGCCCAACCATGAGCGAATTTTCAGATTTCAGCAAGTATATAGCCTACATGGAATCCCAGGGGGCACACCGAGCTGGACTGGCCAAGGTCATCCCCCCCAAGGAGTGGAGAGCCCGGCAGTCCTATGAGGACGTCAGTGACATGGTAATAGGCACCCCCCTGCAGCAAGTGGTGTCTGGCCAGGCAGGTGTGTTCACTCAATTCCATAAGAAGAAGAAAGCCATGACAGTGGGGCAGTACCGTGACCTGGCCAACAGCAAAAAATACCGGACCCCGCCACATGTGAATTTTGAAGATCTGGAGAGAAAATACTGGAAGAATAGGTACTTTGGGTCGCCAATTTACGGTGCAGATGTCAGCGGCTCCCTGTTTGACGAGAATACTCAACATTGGAACGTGGGACACCTGGGAAGCCTTTTGGACCTCTTGAAGCAGGAATGCGGCATTGTGATTGAGGGCGTCAACACGCCCTACCTGTACTTTGGCATGTGGAAGACCACCTTCGCGTGGCATACGGAGGACATGGACCTGTACAGCATCAATTATCTGCACTTGGGGCAGCCCAAGACGTGGTACGCGGTGCCCCCAGAGCATGGCCGACGCCTGGAGCACCTGGCCAGACAGCTGTTCCCGGGCAGCTCCCAGGGCTGCCAGGCCTTCATGAGGCACAAGGTGGCACTCATCTCCCCCACTGTGCTCAAGGAGAATGGCATTCCGTTTGCACGCATGACCCAGGAGGCTGGGGAATTTATGGTCACCTTTCCCTATGGCTATCACGCAGGCTTTAACCACGGCTTCAACTGCGCAGAGGCCATCAATTTCGCCACCCCGAGGTGGATCGACTATGGGAAGGTGGCGACTCAGTGCAGCTGTGGGGAGGCCAGGGTGAGCTTCCCAGTGGATATATTTGTGCGGATCCTGCATCCTGAGAGCTTTGAGCTGATTAGTTCTGAGCGTCAGGAAACTGTGGACTCCCTGGAGGTCACCTCACGCCCCGGGCAGGAACTGACCCTTGGGGCCTACACACAGGTTCAGGGGACATCTACTCTGGCCTATAGGCGTTCCCATCTGGGACCGCTCAAgaggctgggaggcagagccCGCAACAGCTGTCCTTACAGTAAGGTTTGCTCTAGGTACCCACGTCTTTCAGCGCCTCAAATCCATTGTGACGGTGAGAAGATGCCTCGAGCAAGCTACTGCCGCCTCTGTGATCCCTGTGAATGCTGCTGA